One window of the Candidatus Tisiphia endosymbiont of Sialis lutaria genome contains the following:
- the fabG gene encoding 3-oxoacyl-ACP reductase FabG encodes MINLTDKKSLITGASGAIGGSIAKLLHSLGSHVIISGSNQEKLQELGNNLKNNYTIAPCNLANSEECNNLVANLEQIDILVCNAGITNDMLAIRMSDEIFEQVININLKASFILNREAIKKMMKTRYGRIINIASVVAVSGNPGQANYCASKAGMIGMTKSLALEVASRGITVNAVAPGFIKSNMTDKLNETQKEAIMQKIPLKTLGNPEDVANVVAFLASDKASYITGQTIHVNGGLVLV; translated from the coding sequence ATGATAAACTTGACTGATAAAAAATCTCTAATTACTGGAGCATCTGGAGCAATTGGTGGTAGCATTGCTAAGCTATTACACTCTCTTGGTAGCCATGTAATAATTAGTGGTAGCAACCAAGAAAAACTACAAGAATTGGGTAATAACTTAAAAAATAATTATACGATAGCACCATGCAATTTAGCCAATAGCGAGGAATGTAATAACTTGGTAGCTAATCTTGAACAAATAGATATTTTAGTTTGTAATGCTGGAATTACTAACGATATGCTAGCAATAAGAATGTCCGATGAGATATTTGAGCAAGTTATAAATATAAACTTAAAAGCTAGTTTTATTCTAAATCGTGAAGCGATAAAAAAAATGATGAAAACTCGTTATGGTAGAATAATTAATATAGCCTCTGTGGTTGCAGTTTCTGGTAATCCAGGGCAAGCAAATTATTGTGCTTCCAAAGCTGGGATGATAGGTATGACAAAGTCTCTAGCCCTTGAGGTGGCAAGTAGAGGGATCACAGTTAATGCAGTTGCTCCTGGTTTTATTAAATCAAATATGACCGATAAATTAAATGAAACTCAAAAAGAAGCGATAATGCAAAAAATCCCTCTAAAAACTTTGGGAAACCCCGAAGATGTTGCAAATGTAGTAGCTTTTTTAGCAAGTGACAAAGCTTCTTATATCACTGGTCAAACTATCCATGTTAATGGTGGATTGGTGCTGGTATAG
- a CDS encoding NUDIX domain-containing protein, translating into MKINKIHAIARAYIRDEDSVLVADNGKNLFLPGGHIKYQEPIYTALSRELREEIGLINFELGNFVGMIENIWDYNGKAVHEHCIIFKVISKDLSINREVKSKEDHLKFHWIKFNELINLNFLPDGLHNLLSRYEKDGLSHFKSLINQ; encoded by the coding sequence ATGAAAATAAACAAAATTCATGCTATTGCACGGGCTTATATAAGAGATGAAGATTCTGTGTTAGTTGCTGACAATGGAAAAAATCTATTTTTGCCTGGTGGTCACATAAAGTATCAAGAGCCAATTTATACCGCATTATCAAGAGAACTAAGAGAAGAAATTGGTCTAATTAATTTTGAATTAGGCAACTTTGTTGGCATGATAGAAAATATATGGGATTATAATGGCAAAGCTGTTCATGAGCATTGCATAATTTTTAAAGTTATTTCAAAAGATTTATCTATAAATAGAGAAGTTAAATCAAAGGAAGATCACTTAAAATTCCATTGGATAAAATTTAATGAACTGATAAATCTTAACTTTTTACCTGATGGTTTACATAATTTATTATCTAGATACGAAAAAGATGGTTTATCTCACTTTAAATCATTAATTAACCAATAA
- a CDS encoding type II toxin-antitoxin system VapC family toxin: protein MKVLFDTNILIDYLLGHTVASKELEQYKDCQISIITKMEILVGASEDNDETTREFLDNFTIIDLNKEIAEIAISIRKEHKIKLPDAIIWATAKYCNGLLITRNTKDFPIHASDIKVPYNI, encoded by the coding sequence ATGAAAGTATTATTTGATACTAATATATTGATAGATTATTTGTTAGGACATACAGTGGCTAGTAAAGAACTTGAGCAATATAAAGATTGTCAAATTAGTATAATAACTAAAATGGAAATATTAGTTGGAGCGTCAGAGGATAACGACGAAACCACCAGAGAGTTCTTAGATAATTTTACCATAATTGACTTAAATAAAGAAATAGCTGAAATTGCCATCTCTATTAGAAAAGAGCATAAAATCAAACTACCTGATGCAATAATATGGGCAACAGCTAAATATTGCAATGGTTTGTTAATAACTAGAAATACCAAAGATTTTCCTATCCATGCCTCTGACATAAAAGTTCCGTACAATATATAA
- a CDS encoding outer-membrane lipoprotein carrier protein LolA, whose translation MLKAIEERKQQAIDQLKIYLREIKSIAVDFTQEDSAGNQTEGKLLINKPAKKFRCNYYLPFPLVVIGNANYVSVYDYDMKHVSRIKAEENVFNFLLEDSIDFDKYFKIESTIDRDNMFEITIYHTLSERRSQITFDKETKQMKMLKILEDDNVITIKFNHIAKVQNFDDDLFKLKHPDIFGVPKRLNKSDIEKKYNLAS comes from the coding sequence ATGTTAAAGGCTATCGAGGAACGAAAACAACAGGCTATTGACCAGCTCAAAATATATTTACGGGAAATAAAATCTATTGCTGTGGATTTTACCCAAGAAGATTCGGCGGGAAATCAGACTGAAGGGAAGCTGTTAATTAATAAACCTGCGAAAAAATTTCGCTGTAATTATTATCTACCATTTCCTTTGGTGGTTATTGGTAATGCTAACTATGTGTCGGTATATGACTATGATATGAAACATGTAAGTCGTATTAAGGCAGAGGAGAACGTATTTAATTTTTTGTTAGAAGACAGCATAGATTTTGATAAATATTTTAAAATTGAGTCGACGATAGATCGAGATAATATGTTTGAAATTACTATTTATCATACTTTATCAGAGCGACGTAGTCAAATTACCTTTGACAAAGAGACTAAACAGATGAAAATGTTAAAAATACTTGAGGATGACAATGTTATTACCATAAAATTTAATCATATTGCAAAAGTACAGAATTTTGATGATGATTTGTTCAAGCTCAAACATCCAGACATATTTGGAGTACCAAAGAGACTGAACAAAAGCGATATAGAAAAAAAATATAATTTAGCTAGTTAA
- the bcp gene encoding thioredoxin-dependent thiol peroxidase, with protein sequence MILKVGDIAPNFTMPIGEDSKINLSDLSGKFVVLYFYPKDDTPGCTIEAGDFNRLKPEFKKMNTVIVGVSKDSLDSHDKFKKKYCLDFDLASDSNSDTCEKYGVWVEKSMFGKKYMGVERTTFLIDKKGTIAHIWSKVQVAKHAEDVLNQLRKIN encoded by the coding sequence ATGATATTAAAAGTAGGCGATATTGCACCAAATTTTACTATGCCAATAGGCGAAGATAGTAAAATCAATTTATCAGATTTATCAGGTAAGTTTGTTGTATTATATTTTTATCCGAAAGATGATACACCAGGCTGTACTATTGAAGCAGGTGATTTTAATAGGCTAAAGCCAGAATTTAAAAAAATGAATACCGTAATTGTTGGTGTATCAAAGGACAGTTTAGATTCTCATGATAAATTCAAGAAAAAATATTGTTTGGATTTTGATCTTGCGTCAGATTCTAACTCTGATACTTGTGAAAAATATGGAGTTTGGGTAGAAAAATCGATGTTTGGTAAAAAATATATGGGGGTCGAGAGAACTACCTTTTTAATAGACAAAAAAGGTACGATAGCTCACATTTGGTCAAAAGTGCAAGTGGCTAAACATGCTGAAGATGTGTTGAACCAGCTGCGGAAAATAAATTGA
- a CDS encoding CopG family transcriptional regulator has protein sequence MRTIIDIPDMQVKILNQLSKKKKVSRAEIIRQALADYITNYTKSKKGYKSAFGIWKDQKLDGLLYQQKLRGEWGE, from the coding sequence ATGAGAACTATTATTGATATACCTGACATGCAAGTAAAAATTTTGAATCAACTATCAAAGAAAAAAAAAGTGTCGAGGGCAGAAATTATAAGACAAGCTTTGGCTGACTACATAACCAATTATACTAAAAGTAAAAAAGGCTATAAATCAGCATTTGGTATATGGAAAGATCAAAAATTGGATGGCTTATTATATCAACAAAAATTACGTGGTGAGTGGGGTGAATGA
- a CDS encoding YbaB/EbfC family nucleoid-associated protein: MVNFNQFLKQAQSMQKKMQEMQEQMASTEYFGKAGGGLVNITVSGRGEVRKVSIDASLLKETEKELLEDLIVAAFSDAKSKVDEDSQNSMHNAFGNIGLPPGLKMPF, translated from the coding sequence ATGGTAAATTTTAATCAGTTTTTAAAACAAGCTCAGTCAATGCAGAAAAAAATGCAGGAAATGCAAGAGCAAATGGCAAGTACTGAATATTTTGGGAAAGCTGGTGGTGGGTTGGTAAATATTACCGTTAGTGGTCGAGGAGAGGTTCGTAAGGTCTCTATTGATGCCTCTTTGCTTAAAGAGACCGAGAAAGAGTTGCTGGAAGATTTAATTGTTGCAGCTTTCAGTGATGCAAAAAGCAAAGTTGATGAGGATTCACAAAATTCTATGCATAATGCTTTTGGTAATATTGGTTTACCACCTGGGCTAAAAATGCCATTTTAA
- the dnaX gene encoding DNA polymerase III subunit gamma/tau yields MTKTTDQYITFARKYRPTNFSELYGQEVLTKILNYTIQKDRISQGYLLTGIRGVGKTTAARIVAKTINCTSPIVKGEYIEPCENCQNCNSFNKNNHPDIIEMDAASKTSVDDIRKIIESSDYKPLIGRYSIFIIDEVHMLSKGAFNALLKILEEPPAHVIFIFATTEPQKIPLTVISRCQRYDLKRLTFDDIFQLIQEIAKKEQLKIEIEALKIIASRSDGSARDAVSVLDQATSLGAGEVITPEIVYQILGLVDTASIIKFFEYIIQKDAAKSIDLVNQLYISSANLEIFVGLVADFSAYLNKAKILPDYQNPIYLPFNDQVTAILTKVTLSQLSIIWQIYSKGILEMKTSHNQLIEAEMLVIKSIYSQMLPSLEELVDIHNEWGQLEQSVLQQSTQNHQITASLVTDFLEFLHLHNEMEIYYRLLNQVELKSFALQTMEIAGNDLNNKIREQIASLLFAWSGKNWNVIITKQSQIITLKEQLMNKVKLSKDWEILTKHFPNVTISDILLKN; encoded by the coding sequence GTGACCAAAACAACAGATCAGTATATTACTTTCGCTAGAAAATATCGTCCTACTAATTTCTCTGAGCTATACGGGCAAGAAGTTTTAACAAAGATTCTAAATTATACTATTCAAAAAGATCGTATATCTCAAGGTTATCTTCTTACTGGTATTAGAGGAGTTGGTAAAACTACGGCAGCACGTATTGTTGCTAAAACTATTAATTGTACCAGTCCAATAGTTAAAGGTGAGTATATTGAGCCTTGTGAGAATTGTCAGAATTGTAATAGTTTTAACAAAAATAATCATCCTGATATAATTGAAATGGATGCTGCCAGTAAGACAAGTGTTGATGATATTCGTAAAATAATAGAAAGCAGTGATTATAAGCCGCTAATTGGTAGGTATAGTATCTTTATAATTGATGAAGTTCATATGCTGTCTAAAGGGGCATTTAATGCGTTACTTAAAATTCTTGAAGAACCACCAGCCCATGTAATATTTATATTTGCTACTACTGAACCACAAAAAATTCCATTAACCGTAATTTCTAGATGTCAACGCTATGATTTAAAAAGATTAACATTTGATGATATTTTCCAATTAATTCAAGAAATTGCCAAAAAAGAACAGTTAAAAATTGAAATAGAGGCTCTTAAAATAATTGCATCTAGATCTGATGGGTCGGCTAGAGATGCAGTCTCAGTACTAGATCAAGCAACAAGTTTGGGGGCAGGGGAGGTTATTACCCCTGAAATCGTTTATCAAATACTTGGTTTAGTTGATACAGCTAGTATCATCAAATTCTTTGAGTATATTATTCAAAAAGATGCGGCTAAGTCGATTGATTTAGTAAACCAACTTTATATCTCTTCAGCAAATTTAGAAATTTTTGTAGGCTTAGTTGCTGATTTTAGTGCCTATCTTAATAAGGCAAAGATATTACCTGATTATCAAAATCCTATATATTTACCTTTTAATGATCAGGTTACAGCTATTTTAACAAAAGTTACCCTTTCTCAATTGTCTATTATCTGGCAAATATATAGTAAAGGGATTCTAGAAATGAAAACTTCCCATAATCAGTTAATAGAAGCTGAAATGTTGGTGATAAAATCCATCTACTCACAAATGTTGCCATCATTAGAGGAATTAGTGGATATACATAATGAATGGGGGCAATTAGAGCAATCAGTATTACAACAATCAACTCAAAATCATCAAATTACCGCTTCTCTTGTGACTGATTTTCTGGAGTTTTTACATTTGCATAATGAAATGGAAATTTATTACAGATTGCTAAACCAAGTGGAATTAAAATCTTTTGCACTTCAGACTATGGAAATCGCTGGAAATGATCTGAATAATAAAATAAGAGAGCAAATTGCTAGCTTGTTATTTGCTTGGTCAGGTAAAAATTGGAATGTTATCATTACCAAGCAATCCCAAATAATCACTCTTAAAGAACAATTGATGAATAAAGTAAAATTAAGTAAAGATTGGGAAATTTTAACAAAACACTTTCCAAATGTCACGATTTCGGATATCCTATTAAAGAATTAA
- a CDS encoding SURF1 family protein has protein sequence MMSKTLKIGKCQVQLLPLLLTILAFVILLSLGFWQIARLQEKELFLSSIKNNLNNSPLDIKTLSVDKLYAKVKMKGHFLVGKNLHLYGRKSMATEKDGYYLVRPFQTDDNKIILVALGWFAARYKKDIDNITDDSTEITGVILPGEKTKLFVLDNDVKNNVWFTLDLTQASDILGLTLENFYLIMEGKGNHSDVLKALSIKNLLNVRNDHSEYAITWFALAISLIVIFVIYHLPKKN, from the coding sequence ATGATGTCCAAGACTTTAAAAATCGGTAAGTGTCAAGTACAGTTACTACCTTTATTGCTTACTATATTAGCATTTGTCATCCTCTTATCACTGGGGTTTTGGCAAATTGCTAGATTACAGGAAAAAGAACTATTTTTAAGTTCAATAAAAAATAACCTTAATAATTCTCCTCTTGATATAAAAACACTTAGTGTAGATAAATTATATGCTAAAGTAAAAATGAAGGGGCATTTTTTGGTTGGTAAGAATTTGCATCTTTATGGACGTAAATCAATGGCCACGGAAAAAGATGGTTATTATTTAGTCAGACCTTTTCAAACTGATGATAACAAGATAATCTTAGTTGCCCTAGGGTGGTTTGCTGCGAGGTATAAGAAAGATATTGATAATATAACAGATGATTCGACGGAAATTACTGGTGTGATTCTCCCTGGGGAGAAAACCAAGCTGTTTGTCTTAGATAATGATGTTAAAAATAATGTTTGGTTTACTTTAGACTTAACTCAAGCATCTGATATTCTTGGTTTAACATTAGAGAATTTTTATTTAATTATGGAAGGTAAAGGTAATCACTCTGATGTTCTTAAAGCTCTATCGATTAAAAATTTGCTGAATGTCAGAAATGATCATTCAGAATATGCCATTACTTGGTTTGCCTTGGCAATTTCATTAATAGTGATTTTTGTAATTTATCATTTGCCTAAAAAAAATTAG
- a CDS encoding IS256 family transposase, giving the protein MIDSELGYSKHSKMPKVDNNRRNGSYEKTIIDDDGRKVTLEVPRDREGEFVPKLIPKGLRRFSGFDDKVISLYGRGMTVSEIRGHLEEIYQTEVSGDLISTITDGVIDEVTRWQNRGLDKVYPILYLDCIHVKSRDNQVVINKAVYLAIAVNIEGKKELLGIWVGKNEGAKFWMQVVTELKNRGVEQIYVACVDGLKGFPEAISSIFPATIVQLCIVHMVRNSVKYVSYKDLKEVTTDLKQIYTANNEEMASLKLQQFSSKWDKKYPVISDIWQRNWCGIIPFFAFPEEIRKVIYTTNTIESVNRQIRKIIKNKGVFPDDKSIQKIIFLALQNASKKWTMPIKDWSLALNQFEILCGDFKYDLLECKK; this is encoded by the coding sequence ATGATTGACTCTGAATTAGGTTATTCAAAGCATAGTAAAATGCCGAAAGTAGATAATAATCGTCGTAATGGTAGCTATGAAAAGACAATAATTGATGATGATGGTAGGAAGGTTACTCTGGAAGTACCAAGAGATCGAGAAGGAGAGTTTGTTCCGAAATTAATACCTAAAGGGCTGAGAAGATTCAGTGGATTTGACGATAAAGTTATCTCACTTTATGGTCGAGGAATGACAGTCAGTGAAATTCGAGGTCATTTGGAAGAAATATATCAAACTGAGGTTTCCGGTGATTTAATATCGACAATAACCGATGGAGTAATAGACGAAGTAACTAGGTGGCAAAATCGAGGTTTAGATAAGGTTTATCCAATATTATACTTAGACTGTATTCATGTTAAGTCTAGGGATAACCAGGTAGTGATAAATAAAGCAGTATATTTAGCGATTGCTGTTAATATAGAAGGAAAGAAGGAGTTGCTGGGTATTTGGGTAGGAAAAAATGAAGGTGCTAAATTCTGGATGCAAGTAGTTACTGAGTTAAAAAATCGAGGAGTAGAACAAATTTATGTTGCTTGTGTTGATGGTCTAAAAGGTTTTCCGGAAGCGATAAGTAGCATATTTCCTGCGACTATAGTACAGTTATGTATAGTTCATATGGTTCGCAATTCAGTGAAGTATGTCTCATATAAGGATTTAAAGGAGGTGACCACAGATTTGAAGCAAATTTATACAGCAAATAATGAAGAAATGGCAAGTCTAAAACTTCAACAATTTAGTTCAAAATGGGACAAAAAATATCCAGTAATTTCTGATATTTGGCAACGTAATTGGTGTGGGATAATCCCATTTTTTGCTTTTCCTGAGGAAATAAGAAAGGTAATTTATACAACAAATACCATTGAATCTGTCAACCGTCAAATTAGAAAAATCATCAAAAATAAGGGGGTGTTTCCAGATGATAAATCAATTCAGAAAATAATATTTTTAGCTCTGCAAAATGCATCTAAAAAATGGACTATGCCCATAAAAGATTGGTCATTAGCTTTGAATCAATTTGAAATACTTTGTGGTGATTTTAAATATGATTTATTGGAATGTAAAAAATAG
- the recA gene encoding recombinase RecA — translation MNVIDKEKALLAALSQIEKSYGKGSVMKLGQRRAVDVEAIPTGSLGLDLALGIGGLPKGRIIEIFGPESSGKTTLTLHVIAEAQKKGGTCAFIDAEHALDPAYAKKLGVNIDELIISQPDTGEQALEITDTLVRSGAIDMVVVDSVAALVPKAEIEGEMGDSHMGLQARLMSQALRKLTASISRTNCVIIFINQIRMKIGVMFGSPETTTGGNALKFYASVRLDIRRISSIKDKDEVVGSQTKVKVVKNKVSPPFKTAEFDIMYGSGISKESEIIDLGVKLEIIEKSGSWFSYKDIRIGQGRENVKHYLKEHPAICCEIEQLIRQKSSHNISFDSETVIMEEDE, via the coding sequence CACTACTTGCTGCACTTAGCCAAATTGAAAAAAGTTATGGCAAAGGTTCGGTTATGAAACTTGGGCAACGTCGAGCTGTAGATGTTGAGGCAATACCAACAGGATCGCTAGGACTTGACCTAGCACTTGGTATAGGCGGTCTCCCTAAGGGAAGGATTATTGAAATTTTTGGACCAGAGAGTTCGGGAAAAACTACCTTAACTTTACATGTAATTGCTGAAGCACAGAAGAAAGGTGGCACTTGTGCTTTTATTGACGCAGAACATGCTTTAGACCCAGCATATGCCAAAAAATTAGGAGTAAATATTGACGAGCTTATTATTTCTCAACCAGATACTGGTGAACAGGCTCTTGAAATAACTGATACTCTAGTACGCTCTGGAGCTATTGATATGGTCGTTGTTGATAGTGTTGCTGCCCTTGTGCCTAAAGCAGAAATTGAAGGAGAAATGGGTGACTCCCATATGGGGTTACAAGCTAGATTAATGAGCCAAGCACTTAGGAAACTCACCGCATCAATTTCCAGAACTAATTGTGTAATTATTTTCATTAATCAAATTAGAATGAAAATAGGCGTCATGTTTGGCAGTCCAGAAACTACCACAGGTGGCAATGCTTTAAAATTTTATGCCTCAGTAAGGCTAGATATCAGAAGAATTTCATCAATCAAGGATAAAGATGAAGTAGTAGGTAGTCAAACTAAGGTCAAGGTTGTTAAGAATAAAGTCTCACCACCATTCAAAACTGCAGAATTTGATATAATGTATGGTAGTGGTATTTCTAAAGAAAGCGAGATAATAGACCTTGGCGTTAAATTGGAAATAATAGAAAAGTCTGGTTCTTGGTTTTCCTATAAAGACATTCGTATAGGACAAGGTAGAGAAAATGTTAAACATTACCTGAAAGAACACCCTGCTATCTGCTGTGAAATAGAACAGCTAATTCGTCAAAAATCTTCTCATAATATTAGCTTTGATAGTGAAACAGTAATTATGGAAGAGGATGAATAA